A single window of Liolophura sinensis isolate JHLJ2023 chromosome 6, CUHK_Ljap_v2, whole genome shotgun sequence DNA harbors:
- the LOC135468066 gene encoding LOW QUALITY PROTEIN: exocyst complex component 4-like (The sequence of the model RefSeq protein was modified relative to this genomic sequence to represent the inferred CDS: deleted 1 base in 1 codon): MSIVRTLSSSADFEQREKEKARIEKAFRESDKKLGELVTGNYKDLMTILQSFSTVYKKITDSREKIKKIKEDLSSCKTLLHCKRDDLRRLWIEGVEHKTVVAMLDQIEDIKEVLERIDEHMARKHYLHATDMMVSAVAKLEGPLSGIDALKELRSELNARKEQMHEVLIEELNRVIYVKGTSAMAKAPQKTGSIKAKKGAGSVTDMPNVDEFNHITEDLNVDPEENIPKYMAILTESLYVLRKLPEAVEALKARIHPELLAIVNRASQQVVDIASQQGETLSTLDQPRYLLELLEMVFQQFRCVATMHKLMLSNLRRIQHSAMESVSSEDQPEKNMGGSKSDQLIRLYDMVDVWSKIEAVLQLLLGDYLDIRNTAANSQQTPNNFDEPSQDIGTYFARKRSTRPKKPALFRFDASSHAISMNNYLREQRHYDPDDVVGGSRMIMDIGSPQFVCKPGADNITAIFNPLQSFIKEIDAAMSSSNRSGSSSLQLFVKEFVQQVFLVQVHFQVTNSIDSATKEADEEGSSPRDSGFDALRNTIDQKTQKELGVTRPLLQSTVTVDRNIQKLHGLMLDLPDYADQFLNMICNILQEYRETCHSAYRGIVQLEVDEKRIISAMWAKDDDINRFLRSLPSWKSLQPTEGQELNRTICSEEEMRALNSKESVILISNLSSADSLIPQNEIITDITQMRTVANLHESLEWFCSRLRSFAASLSPSTRNGVTCPDENHSDIPPVSQEALQSLKNVAQDFQNLAEICLLLLHLEVRVHCFYYLLPVAKQSNYAGAIDDLDPDSNVLKLNKDLSSVEEVLTQSLQPRKFRYIFESLGFLVASILINSVQFLKKINENGVKKMCRNIFAVQQNLTNITQSREADLDHARQFYELIYSTPDEIINDIAEKGAQFTESEYSQLLRLMGRSQPGSDPAVLSSRLTRLRETLQNLQNESG; encoded by the exons ATGTCAATTGTCAGAACTTTGTCATCAAG tgctgACTTCGAGcaaagagaaaaagagaaagCTAGAATTGAAAAGGCATTCCGTGAAAGTGATAAGAAATTGGGTGAACTGGTCACAG GTAACTACAAGGATCTCATGACAATTCTACAGTCATTTTCCACAGTGTACAAGAAAATTACAG ATTCAAgagaaaaaattaagaaaataaaggAAGATCTAAGTTCTTGTAAAACCTTACTGCACTGCAAAAGAGATGACTTACGAAGACTATGGATAGAAGGAGTGGAGCACAAAACAGTTGTAGCCATGCTGGACcaaat AGAAGATATTAAGGAAGTTTTGGAACGAATTGATGAACACATGGCCAGAAAACATTATCTTCATGCTACAGACATGATGGTTTCTGCAG tTGCTAAACTTGAGGGTCCACTATCAGGAATTGATGCATTAAAAGAGCTAAGATCAGAACTGAATGCAAGAAAAGAG CAAATGCATGAGGTCCTTATAGAAGAGCTGAACAGAGTCATTTATGTGAAAGGTACCAGCGCAATGGCCAAAGCTCCTCAGAAAACCGGATCGATCAAGGCAAAGAAAG gagcaGGCTCTGTGACTGACATGCCTAACGTGGACGAGTTCAACCACATCACAGAAGACTTAAATGTTGACCCGGAAGAGAATATTCCTAAATATATGGCTATTTTAACAGAGTCTTTGTATGTGCTACGGAAACTTCCAGAGGCTGTGGAG GCTCTGAAGGCAAGGATTCACCCAGAACTGTTGGCCATAGTAAACAGAGCCTCTCAGCAAGTGGTGGATAT TGCTTCCCAGCAGGGTGAGACCCTATCTACCCTGGATCAGCCCCGCTACCTGTTGGAGTTGCTGGAGATGGTGTTCCAGCAGTTCAGGTGTGTGGCTACCATGCATAAGCTGATGCTGTCCAACCTGCGGCGAATCCAG CACAGTGCCATGGAGTCAGTTTCATCAGAAGACCAGCCAGAGAAG AACATGGGAGGATCCAAGAGTGACCAGTTAATTCGACTGTATGACATGGTGGATGTCTGGTCTAAGATTGAGGCAGTC CTTCAGTTGTTGCTAGGAGACTACCTGGATATCCGC AACACTGCAGCCAACAGCCAACAAACACCCAACAACTTTGATGAGCCCAGTCAGGATATAGGCACATATTTTGCCAGGAAAAGATCAACACGACCTAAAAAG CCAGCTTTGTTTAGATTTGATGCCTCTTCCCATGCAATCAGCATGAATAATTACCTGCGAGAACAGAGGCATTATGATCCA GATGATGTGGTGGGCGGATCCCGTATGATAATGGACATTGGCAGTCCTCAGTTTGTCTGTAAGCCTGGAGCTGATAACATCACAG CCATCTTCAATCCCCTTCAGTCATTCATAAAAGAAATTGATGCAGCCATGAGCAGTTCAAATCGCTCTGG GTCTTCTAGTCTCCAGCTGTTTGTGAAGGAGTTTGTCCAGCAGGTGTTTTTAGTGCAGGTGCATTTTCAAGTGACCAACAGTATTGACAGTGCTACCAAAG AGGCAGATGAAGAAGGCA GCAGTCCCCGAGATTCAG GCTTTGATGCTCTCAGAAACACAATTGACCAGAAAACCCAGAAGGAGCTTGGAGTGACCAGACCTCTGTTACAG AGCACAGTGACTGTGGATAGGAACATTCAGAAGTTACACGGGCTGATGTTGGATCTACCTGACTATGCTGACCAGTTCTTGAACATGATTTGTAACATCTTGCAGGAGTACAGGGAAACATGCCACTCTGCCTATAGAG GTATTGTACAGCTGGAGGTGGATGAGAAGAGGATCATCAGTGCTATGTGGGCCAAAGATGATGACATCAACCGCTTTCTCAG GTCTTTGCCCAGCTGGAAGTCTCTACAGCCCACAGAGGGTCAGGAGTTGAACCGCACCATCTGTTCTGAGGAGGAGATGCGTGCCCTGAACTCCAAAGAGTCTGTGATCCTCATCAGCAATCTATCCTCGGCTGACTCTTTGATTCCTCAGAATGAGATCATCACTGACATCACACAAATGAGAACCGTTGCAAATCTTCATGAAAGTCTG GAATGGTTTTGCAGCAGATTACGCTCCTTTGCAGCCAGTTTGTCCCCAAGTACCAGAAATGGGGTCACCTGTCCAGACGAGAATCATTCT GATATACCACCAGTGTCTCAAGAGGCATTACA GTCTCTTAAAAATGTAGCTCAAGATTTTCAGAATCTGGCTGAGATTTGTCTGTTACTGCTTCATCTGGAGGTCAGAGTTCATTGTTTCTATTACCTTCTCCCAGTGGCCAAACAA TCAAATTATGCTGGAGCCATTGATGACCTGGATCCTGATTCTAATGTGTTAAAACTGAACAAGGATCTCTCCAGTGTGGAGGAggttttaacacaaagtctacagcccAGAAAGTTCAG GTACATCTTTGAGAGCCTGGGCTTCCTTGTGGCCTCCATCCTCATCAACAGTGTTCAGTTCTTAAAGAAAATAAACGAAAATGGCGTGAAGAAAAT GTGTCGTAACATTTTTGCTGTGCAGCAGAATCTGACCAACATCACTCAGTCCAGAGAGGCAGACCTGGACCATGCACGGCAGTTCTACGAGCTCATCTACTCTACTCCAGAT gaaaTCATTAATGACATAGCTGAGAAGGGTGCACAGTTCACGGAGTCCGAGTACAGCCAGCTGCTGCGGCTGATGGGGCGAAGTCAGCCGGGAAGTGACCCAGCCGTCCTCAGTTCACGCCTCACTCGCCTGAGGGAGACGCTCCAGAATCTTCAGAATGAGTCTGGCTAA